The sequence CGCGGAAGCCTGTGGTCGAGGCATTCGCCAGGTTGTTGGACAGCACCGCCATGCGCTGGCTGGCAGCGTTGGCGCCGGTCATGGTGGTGTAGATGATGCGGTCCATGGTCTGGGCTCCTGTGAGGTATCAGCGCTTAGCGCAGGTTGACCAGGGTCGAGAAGATCTGGTCCTGGGTCTTGATGGTCTGGGCATTGGCCTGGTAGGCACGCTGGGCCGTCATCATGTTCACCAGCTCGGCCGTCATGTCGACGTTGGATTGCTCCAGTGCCTTGCCCTGGATGTTGCCAAAGTTGCCGCTGGTGGCGCTGCCGTAGACGGCGGGGCCGGAGTCGTTGGAGGCTATCCAGTTGTTGTTGCCGTCGGGAATCAGGCCTTGGGAATTGGTGAACTTGGCCAGGGCGATCTGGGCTTCCGCACGGGTGATGCCGTTGGAATACGAGGCCATCAAGGTGCCGTCCTTGGACACGTTGACATCGGTCAGCTCGCCCGAGGCATAGCCGTCCTGGGTGGCCTTGGCCACCGACCAGGCGCTGCCGAACTGGGTGCTCTTGCTCAGGTCCAGATTCACGGAGAAAGGAGCGCTGGCGCCCGTGGTCGGGTTGATGGTCAGCTGGAATGCGGTCGCGGGAGCGGTCGGTGTGGCGCTGGCCAGGGTGCCGTCCGTGTTGAACTTCAACTCGCCGATGGGGTCGGTGGCCGTGAGGCTGTCATAGACCTCCCAGGTATTGGGGCCAGTCTTTTCGAAGTACACCGAAGCGGGGTGGGCCACGCCCAGGCTGTCAAACACCTGCAGCGAGGTGCCAATGGCGGCGCGGGGTGTGGGCGCGATGGGTGGGGTGGCCGAGCTGTCGCCGGCGGCCAGGTTGGCGCGGGCGTCCAGGTTCAGGACGTAGCTGATGCTGGTGGTCTGCTTGGCAGGAATGGGGGCGCCCGTGGGGAAGGTGATGGGGCCCAGCGTCACGCTGTTGCGCAGGCCGGTGAGGGGGTCCACGGTGTAGC comes from Comamonas sp. GB3 AK4-5 and encodes:
- the flgE gene encoding flagellar hook protein FlgE, whose protein sequence is MGFYHGLSGLNASSKSLDVIGHNIANGNTTGFKGSRAEFNEMVASAMGAASGNNTGIGVSVAAVTQQFSQGVITPTNNGLDMAIDGDGFFVVNTTSGTAYTRSGNFQLNKNGDLETVNGDKVMGYTVDPLTGLRNSVTLGPITFPTGAPIPAKQTTSISYVLNLDARANLAAGDSSATPPIAPTPRAAIGTSLQVFDSLGVAHPASVYFEKTGPNTWEVYDSLTATDPIGELKFNTDGTLASATPTAPATAFQLTINPTTGASAPFSVNLDLSKSTQFGSAWSVAKATQDGYASGELTDVNVSKDGTLMASYSNGITRAEAQIALAKFTNSQGLIPDGNNNWIASNDSGPAVYGSATSGNFGNIQGKALEQSNVDMTAELVNMMTAQRAYQANAQTIKTQDQIFSTLVNLR